A single window of Crassostrea angulata isolate pt1a10 chromosome 8, ASM2561291v2, whole genome shotgun sequence DNA harbors:
- the LOC128161665 gene encoding long-chain-fatty-acid--CoA ligase-like, giving the protein MSKLSYLSNPRQKPYRYSTITELIQKNTQRFPDHEILIHRGIDGSRDAMTYKELYMEASKLAKFLVYKGIQKGDKIALFGPNTLEWVVGELAILLAGGVAVHVTISVTDARDLWDIFRQADCKAFLIDPGKGEAFLDAIFQLLALFRRRRPSRQYKDIDSNDATVLFLREVDGIQGYRNLPGILEMEDTDVQLPVLYPEDEILIFTTSGSTGKPKMVSHSHFDVNNIDLFEKEPTMESIQEKTYNDRPFGWVGGSPVIQISNGITRVFSDSSLAIKGNDIMSVWDMIKAERCSKALLMPYCLGDLIAMKDSYTDDFQLDVILCGGQIIDNFYTQVVGVYTKNLVVVYGSTEAGFVTMRPPIQEGDTLEIGDIGGPVGGVELKTVDESGDVLPRGVPGELCIRSRMVFKGYFQNEEANKVSFIGNRWFRSGDIATITNDNNVVIQGRIKDIISRGTRKIMPDAVEDVVIQMSGLLHVAVVPVPDKRLYEEVCLCFVTDRNSDVTVDDVKRFCEEHFEVRQSADGLGERPTYYFKFDSFPMLGTGKPNKRMIKMDAENRLKNQ; this is encoded by the coding sequence ATGTCGAAGTTAAGCTATCTCTCCAACCCCCGGCAGAAACCCTACCGATACTCTACAATCACAGAACTAATTCAGAAAAACACCCAGCGCTTCCCAGACCACGAAATCTTGATACATCGCGGCATAGATGGGTCACGTGATGCCATGACGTATAAGGAACTATACATGGAAGCCTCTAAGCTGGCAAAGTTCCTGGTTTACAAAGGGATTCAAAAGGGGGACAAGATTGCATTGTTTGGACCAAATACTCTAGAATGGGTAGTAGGAGAGCTGGCGATACTTTTGGCGGGAGGCGTCGCTGTCCACGTGACAATCAGCGTCACAGACGCGCGGGATCTCTGGGATATCTTCAGGCAGGCGGATTGTAAAGCTTTCCTGATTGACCCTGGGAAAGGCGAAGCGTTTCTTGACGCCATTTTCCAGTTACTTGCGCTTTTCCGGCGCCGACGTCCTTCAAGACAGTACAAGGACATAGACTCGAACGACGCGACAGTTTTGTTTCTCAGGGAAGTTGACGGTATCCAAGGTTACCGAAATCTTCCAGGAATCCTGGAAATGGAAGACACTGATGTGCAGCTTCCAGTGCTTTATCCCGAGGACGAAATTCTTATTTTTACCACCTCTGGTAGCACAGGGAAGCCCAAGATGGTCTCCCATTCTCACTTTGATGTCAACAACATTGACCTTTTCGAGAAAGAGCCCACCATGGAGTCCATTCAAGAAAAGACTTACAACGACCGGCCGTTTGGCTGGGTAGGCGGGTCACCTGTCATCCAAATCAGCAACGGCATCACTCGGGTGTTCAGCGATTCCTCGCTGGCAATCAAAGGCAATGACATCATGTCGGTATGGGACATGATTAAAGCAGAACGATGCTCAAAAGCCCTCCTGATGCCTTACTGTCTAGGGGACCTGATAGCCATGAAGGACTCTTACACTGACGACTTTCAGTTAGACGTTATTCTTTGTGGTGGTCAGATTATTGATAACTTCTACACACAGGTTGTTGGGGTCTATACAAAGAATCTGGTAGTAGTGTATGGGTCGACGGAGGCGGGCTTTGTCACAATGAGACCCCCGATACAAGAAGGGGACACACTGGAGATCGGAGACATTGGCGGTCCGGTGGGAGGAGTCGAACTGAAGACCGTGGATGAAAGTGGAGACGTTCTTCCCCGAGGGGTTCCGGGAGAGCTCTGCATCAGAAGCCGTATGGTATTTAAGGGATATTTTCAAAACGAAGAAGCCAACAAAGTTTCTTTTATTGGTAACAGATGGTTTCGATCAGGAGATATTGCAACTATAACCAATGACAACAACGTCGTAATTCAAGGACGAATAAAGGACATTATTTCCCGCGGCACCAGGAAAATTATGCCGGATGCTGTAGAAGATGTCGTCATACAGATGAGCGGTCTACTGCACGTGGCCGTGGTTCCTGTCCCAGACAAGCGTCTATATGAAGAGGTGTGTCTCTGCTTCGTCACAGACAGAAATTCTGACGTCACTGTTGATGACGTCAAACGTTTTTGTGAGGAGCATTTTGAAGTTAGGCAGTCGGCAGATGGATTGGGTGAGAGACCGACGTACTACTTCAAGTTTGATTCGTTTCCAATGTTGGGCACTGGTAAACCTAACAAACGGATGATAAAGATGGACGCTGAGAACCGTCTCAAAAATCAATGA